The following is a genomic window from Nitrospira sp..
AAGTTTGTCTTTCTGCAATTTGGCGCCGCTGCTCCCTATTTATTCAGAAGCGGCTGCAATCTCCCCAGCATCATTTCCACAATTGCGCGATAGCCTTGGGCCGTCGGATGGATGCCGTCGGCCTGGTTGAGCGTATTGGAAGCCGCCACCCCTTCAAGGAAAAATGGGATGAGCGGCAGGCGATAGCGCGCGGCCAAGTCGGGATAGAGTCGTTCGAACGCGGTAAGATAGTCGTTGCCGTAGTTGGGCGGAAGCTTCATTCCGGCCAACACCACTTGCGTGCCGGCCTGCTGCAGCTGCTGAATGATGCGCTCAAGATTGGCTTTCGTCTCTTCTACTCGCAATCCTCTCAGGCCATCATTGGCCCCCAGCTCAAGAATGACGATGGCCGGCTTGCTCCGCAAGATCCATGGCACACGACGCAGGCCGCCCGCCGTCGTCTCTCCACTGACACCCGCATTGATGACCCGATAGCGCAACCCAAGCGCATCCAATCGCCGCTGCAACTCTGCCGGATACGTCTCATCGACGGCCACGCCAAGTCCAGCGGTCAGACTGTCTCCAAACGCCACGATTCTCGCTCGGTCATCGACCGATGGCGGGCCCGCTGCCCAAGCGAGAGTACCTGCGCTTACAAGCCCAATTAGAATAAGCCAACCGACATACGCGCGCATTCCACGCCTGTGAAATTTTGCCCGAGGTTCCATAGACGTTCCATATTCGTACAGTATAATACCATCTTGCGGACTGCCCCGAGATGAGAAAGGAACGCACCATCCTATGATTCGCATCGCCCAACTTTCCATGAGCCTCGCCGCCGGAGGGCGAGCGGTTCCCATTCTGGACAACATCTCGTTGGAGATCCCCGACAAACAAACAATCGCGATTATCGGACCATCGGGAAGCGGAAAGTCGACGCTCCTCGGATTGATGGCCGGCTTGGATCGTCCGACCGCAGGCTCAATCGAGTTAGATGGGGCAGAGTTAACAACGATGTCCGAAAACGCCCTCGCCAAATTCAGGCGCGCGAAGATCGGCTACATCTTTCAATCGTTCCACCTCATTCCCACACTCACTGCCTTGGAGAATGTCGCTGTTCCCCTTGAACTGAGCGGCGAGCGGGAAGGCCATGTGCGCGCGGCGGAATTATTGGCTTCAGTCGGACTGGCCGGCCGCCTCGATCATTATCCCGTGCAACTTTCCGGCGGAGAGCAGCAGCGCGTCGCCGTTGCGCGGGCGTTTGCCTGCCGACCGCCATTTCTCTTTGCCGATGAACCGACCGGCAATTTAGACAGCGCGGCAGGGATGCAGGTGATCGACCTCCTTCTGGCCATGCATCGAGATGTTGGCACCACCCTGATCCTCGTCACGCACGACCACGACTTGGCCGGCCGAATGCAGCGAGTCGTCACACTGCGCGATGGCCGTATCGAGTCCGACCAGCTGACGGATTCTCTTTTGGCGGCTTCCCTTTCGTGAACACATTTATCCTAAAAATGGCGTGGCGCGAAACGCGCGCGGCCTGGCGGCATTTTTTCTATTTCCTCACCAGCATCGCGGTAGGAGTGGGAGCCCTCGTGGGGGTCTCCCTATTTTCCGCTCACCTTGAGCAGGCGGTCACAAAAGAAGCGCGCGGCCTGCTCGGAGGCGATCTTGAAGTGCGCCTCTCCCGCCAGATGAGTCAGCAAAGCCTCGCATGGCTGACCTCGCTAGCTGGTCGAGAAATCACGACGACGCATGTGAGCGAGTTGATCGGCATGGCCGCGCACGCTTCCGGAACGAAGTCCGACGGCCAATCGTCGCAAATCGTCGAACTCAAGGCCGTGGACGCGCTCTATCCGTTTTATGGAACCCTTCGCGTGGAACCGGATCGTCCATTGTGGGATCTCCTGCAACTCCAGCCGGCCGGTTGCCCTGGGCAACCCTGCTGGGGCGCGGTCGTTCAAGAGTCGCTACTCATTCGAATGGGCCTGGCGCTCGGCCAATCGCTCACCATCGGCCAAGCCACCTTCCGCATCACCGGAATTGTGCGCACCGAGCCGGACCGCATGGCAAACGCCTTTAGCTTAGGCCCGCGCGTGTTGATTGCCCAGGACGGGCTCCGCGCCACAGAACTGGTGAAACTCGGCAGTCGCGTACGCGAGCGCTATCTTCTCAAGACTCCGGCCGCTCTCGCGGTTGAACCGCTCCTGTACGAGTTGCGGAGCCGCTTGGCGGAGGAATCCGCGCGTGTGTCGACCTATAAGGACGCGCAGCCTCAACTCAAACAATTTCTGGAGCAATTAACGCGGTATCTCGGGCTCATCGGACTGACCGCGCTGTTTGTCGGCGGGATCGGCGTCGCCACATCCGTGCGGGCCTTCTTGCGCGAAAAGCTGGTCACCATCGCCATTCTGAAAGCCGTCGGCGCCGATTCTCCGACCATCATTCAAACCTATGCGGCCCAGGCCCTCTTCTTGGGACTGGCCGGAAGCGGCGCAGGACTGGCTCTCGGCATCGGCTTGGAGCAAGCCGTGCCCTGGATGCTGTCTTCATGGTTCGCCTCGGACATGCTGGGGCAAATCGGGTTTACATCGGGCCCATCCCTATATTCACTCCTGCCGCTAGGCAAAGGCCTCGCCCTCGGCCTGCTGACCACGCTGCTCTTCACCTTGTGGCCGTTGCTGGCCATTCGATCCGTCAAACCGGTCGCGCTCTTGCGGCGCAACGCGCTCACGTCGGAACCGTCTCCGGGCGCTACTGGCCGAACATGGCGCCAGCGCCTCGATCGGACGCAGCTGCTCACCGCGGGAACCATCGTCGTCGGACTCGCCCTGCTGTCGATGTGGCAGGCTGGAACATGGAAAATTGGGCTGCTTTTCATGGGAGCCTTCTCGCTCGCCCTCGCATTGCTCGGCGGCATCGCCTGGATCGTAATCCGAATCCTTGCGGCCGTCGCGCGGCCTCAACAACTGGCCGTTCGTCATGCCATCGGCAACATCGTTCGCCCTGGAAGCCAGGCGGTCAGCATGACTATCGCCATCGGCATTGGAGTCATGGTGATTATTACCGTCGCGCTGGTTGAGCGAGCCTTGCTCCGGCAGATCGGCGAGAGCCGCCCCGTCGATGCGCCAACGTTTTTCTTTATCGATATTCAGCCCGACCAAGTCGACGGCATCTCCCGCCTGCTCCGCGACCGGATCGCGGCCCATGCGCCGACGTTGACGCCGCTGGTCCGCTCACGTCTCATGGCGGTGAACGACCAACCCATCAAGACCGAAGCCGTCTCCGAGGAGGATGAACGAACCGCGCAAGCGGCCGACAAGGAGCAGCGCCGAAAAGCCTGGTACCTCACCAGAGAATATGTGCTGACCTTCTTAGATGAATTGCCGAAAGACAACGTCATCGTGAAAGGCCAGTGGTGGACCGCTGGCCAGACTTTTTCCGTCCCCATCGTCTCAGTCGAGGAAGAGGCGGCGAAGGCGATGGGACTGGACATCGGGGACAAGATCGAGCTGGATATCCAGGGCACCCCGCTGATCGCGGAGGTCGGCAGCATTCGCAAGGTGGAGTGGGGCAACCTCTCCACAAACTTCTACATGGTCCTGTCACCCGGCTCGCTGGATGGCGCGCCCCTCACATATGTGGCGACCGTGCAGGTCCCACCGGCCGACGAAGTGCCGCTACAGCAAGCGATCGTCGCCGGATTTCCTAACGTGACGGCAATCAATATCGGCGATGTCCTCGACAGCTTCGCCCGCATCCTCGACCGCCTCTCGCTAGCCATTCGCACCATCGCGCTCTTTTGCGTCCTCACTGGAGGGCTCGTCATGGGAGCGGCGCTCGCGGCCACCCGGTATCGCCGGCTCTATGAATCCGCCGTGCTGAAAGCCTTGGGCGCCACAAGAGGGCTGCTCATCGGATCGTTTGCGCTGGAGTATCTGTTGCTGGGCATCGTGGGAGGCGCAATTGGCGTCGGATTGGCCAGCGCCTTGTCCTGGGCGCTGCTTCGATGGGTATTCGAACTCGACTGGGCGCTGCATCCCTCCGTATTGCTGATCGGACTAGGGCTGACGATAGGCCTCACGCTTCTCGTGGGATTTCTCAGCACCTACCGCCTGCTGGGACAACGGCCGTTGCCCGTCCTCCGATACGAATAAGCCGCGCGCGTCTTATACGTTTTGATGGATAGGACGAGTGCTTAGCGGGGAAGAGCCGGTTCCGGCAGCCAGAGATCCAGAATGCCGCGGATACGGCGTTGATCCTGGCGATGCAACTGCGTAAATCTCAAACCGATTTCCCCTTGAGACGAGGACCGGACAATCGCCTCCTCCACCGTGATGGGAAACGATGCATTGGAATGCTGAAACTCTAATTCCACTCTGGTCCCTGGAACCACGGGATGCTCGCAGCGAATCCGGCAGCCGCGAATCGATAAATCCTGGATGATCCCCTCCTCCCCCAACTCATGCGGCGAGGCATGCAGCGGCTTCAGCCATACGGGGAAATCGACCGTCACGCGATCGAAATTGCGGCGGGGATTCGCGGCCACTCGGCCAAGGAATGCGCGGAACCGCCGCGCGCAGAGCTGGCAGCGGAACGGATAGACCGTCACAGAACCCAAGAGCCTATCCGTGAGCGATTGGCGAACCGCGAGCCGAGTTTTTGTGGTACCGCAGAACGGGCACGCCGCCGACCTCATAACACCACCCTTTTATCCCATCACGAGTGGTCGCCATCGTACGTGCGCGCGCGCCGCTTCAGCTACCCCCTAAAAGTACAAGACGAAAGGCGCGAGCGCCATATCGAAGGGCCGCCTCGGCATCCAATGCGGCATCAGGGGCGCAACAACTCACGGAGATTTTGGCTCTCTCGACTTCGGAAGGTCACCGCGATGCGCAACTGCTCGAGATATTGGTCCAATGTTTTTCCGCCGAGATCGATCTTGCGGGACAGAAAGAACGCGCGCACGTCCTGCTCAAGCTCAGCCGTCGCCAGGGCGACAACGCCGCCGCACATGCGGCGCAAGCCTTGCTTTGGAAACAGCCGGTCCATCTGCTCCCAATTCGCCTTCACAAACTCCCAGGCCTGTTCACGCCCATACACATTGCCCATCACGGCACTGACGACAAAGGGCGCGTCCTGCGTACGGATCTCGCCAGTAATCGTGCGGGCGAGAGTCCGCGCCAGCAATGCCGGAGAGTGAAAGGCCGCCAATGCAAATAAATATCGTCGCTCCTCTTGCGGCGTCGTAGCGGCTTGGGAACGATTGGAGAACTCGTTATAGCGCGCCTCGTCGCCAGTACGAGCCAGGATGGCAACCAGCGCGGGGACAAGATTGGGATCTATGCGTGAAGGATCTGCGCGGTACTGCCGATACTGCTCCGCCGCTTGCGCCTGAGTCGCCGTGTCATTGCCGAGTCTCCCCAATGCGCCGATCAACTCTCCCCGCAACTGTTTAATCAACTCATCTTCACCGGACTTCGGCTGCCACGTAAGCGCTGTCACAGCGGGCATGAGACGCGCGCGGACGAGGGCTTCCAGGGCCGGCCGGTCTTCGTCCGCGATAATGCGATTCAAAAATGAAAAGGAATCGAGAAGGACCGCCCACACATTCTTATCCCGTTCGCCGGTGAAGTGGCTGGTCAGCTGCAAATAATCGGACAGTGGCGTAAGCCCCGAGACCGTCGTTGCCCAGACATCGCTGACTAGATTGAAGCGCTCGCTCGGAGCGAGGCGATCGACTCCAGCCATCACGATCCGTTGCAGCAGCGAAGAGTCATACCGCACCCGATAGAATCCGTGGCCAGCTTCATTGGCGAACAGATCCTGCACACCTTGCGGAAGACTCACGCGCATCTCCCGATCCGTCAAGAGAAGACGGCGATGTTCAGTGGCGCCGGCGGCGGTGATCCGGAGCGGAACGGGAATCTGCCACCGCTGTTCGGTCGATTCGGACGACGCGAGATAGGTAAACCGCTGCTGCGAGAGCACCAGTTCCGTCTCGCTCTCCTGGCGCACCGTCACAAGCGGATAACCTGGCTGAAAAATCCAGCCGTCCATGAGCTCGGGAACCGCTTGCTTCGCCGCCTGCCCCAACGCCACCCACAAATCGTTCGTGTCCGCATTCCCATACGCATGGGCGCGAAGATAGCGCCGCACGCCTTCGCGAAAGACCGCCGGCCCGATATGTTGTTCGAGCATCCGCAGCACGGACGCCCCTTTTTCGTAGGTCAGCACATCGAACATGGCATCGGCGTCTTTCGGGGCGCGCACGGGATACTCGATCGGACGGGTGCTCAGCAGGCCATCCACGGAAAAGGCGGCGGCGCGCGAGACACCGAATGCGTCCCAGCGTTTCCATTCCGGCTTCCACGCATCGACCGCAAGCATTTCCATGAAGGTGGCGAAGGCTTCGTTCAGCCAGAGCCCGTTCCACCAGGACATGGTGACCAGATCGCCGAACCACATATGGGCATTCTCATGGGCAACAACATCGGCCACCCGTTCCCGCTCCGCATGCGTCCCGGTGCGCTCATCGACCAGCAAGGCAGTCTCCCGAAAGGTAATGGCGCCGAGGTTTTCCATGGCGCCGGAGGCAAAGTCTGGAATGGCAAGAAGATCGAGCTTATCCCCTGGATAGGGAATCCCGTAGTAATCTTCAAAGAACGCCAGCGACGCTGCCGCGATTTCGAGACCGAACGGCGTGAGCGGCTGCTTCCCCGGCACCGTCCAGAGACGCAGAGGAGTCTTGCCGACAAGCACCGCTTTCGTCGCTTCAAGCTGCCCAACAATGAAGGCCACGAGATAGGTGGACATCTTCATACTATCGGCAAACCGCATCACCCGTTTGCCGGACTCGATGGAATCGGACAACACGGCCGTATTCGAAACCGCCGTGAGGCTCGGATCGATCACGAGGGTTGTGGCAAAGACCGCTTTAAAATCCGGCTCATCCCAGCAGGGAAAGGCGCGCCGGGCATCGGTCGCTTCAAACTGTGTGGCCGCCATGGTGTGGGTCGCGCCGGACTGATCTTTATAGGTACTGCGATAGAAGCCGCGCAGATGGTCGTTCAATATTCCTTGAAACACCAGCGTGAGCCGCGCCTCGCCGACGGAAAGAGGGCGTGGAAAGGTCAACCGGCAGCGCTGCGTCGCCGGATCGAGTTCGACCACCGCATCGAGCCGCCCACCGGCCGAGCCTTCGACCGTCGCCGATGCAATCGTGAGATCGACCGCATTCAGGATGATGGTACTAGTCGCCTGCGCTACTGTGACGGTAACGACAGCGCGGCCTGAAAAGGTCGCGCTGCGCAGATCCGGCTCTAACCGTAAGTCATAGCGATGCGGCACCACATGCCTAGGTAACCGGTATGGATCCAGACTGCCGGAAACATCGTCGAGATTCATATCTTTGCCTTTCGGTTGTGTCGGAGTGGTTGCGGCAATGGCCGGACGGATAACCGAGAGAAGAAGAGGCGCTAGTGGCAGAACCGCCAACCCACAGGCTCGTCCAGCCAGGGCCGCGAACAAATGACGCCTGCCGACGGATTCACTCATTGCTCCGGCGCATGGTGGAGGGCCACTCCGTGAGGAGCTCCGACGATCAGGATCGTGGTCCGGCCGACAAAGAGTCCGGTTTCGACGATGCCGGGGATGCGGTTCAACGCGATCTCAAGTGCTCCCGGCTGATCGATTCGTGCCACATGAACATCCACGATCATGTTGCCGGCTTCGGTCTTGAACGGAACGCCGTTTCGCTCTCGCAACACAACCCGGCTGTTGGTCAAGCGCTCGATTTCACGCGCCGTACTGCCCCATCCAAACGGAACGATTTCGATGGGAAGAGGGAAGGATCCTCCCAGCACAGGAACTTGCTTCGTATAATCCACCATCACGATGAATTGCTTCGCGGAGGCCGCCACGATCTTTTCTTTCAAGAGGGCGCCACCGCCGCCTTTGACCAGGTTGAACCCGGGATCGACTTGATCGGCGCCGTCGATCGCCACATCGATTTCCCACCGATTGTCGGTATCGATCAAGACGATCCCGGCTGCTTTGGCAAGCGCCGCCGTTTCATGCGAGGTGGGTACCCCGCGCAGCCGCATTCCGGCACGCACTTTTTCGCCGAGCGCGGCGATCATATGTTTGGCTGTCGAACCAGTGCCCAGTCCGACGATCATCCCGTCGCGAACGAACTCGACGGCTTCCACGGCCGCGGCCTTCTTCAGATTATCGAGATCGACGTGCGTGGTCATGGCGCAGGGGCAGGAGCATGGGAAAGGGCCGCGGCAACGGATGCCGCGCCGAGCAAGGCCGTCTTCTGATTCATCACGACTTTCACCGGCATGCTGCTCAGCAAACGCTTGTACCGCCCTTTGTTGACGAAGGCTTTCATAAATGTGCCGTCCTGAAGTTTCTTAATCAGTTTCGGCGCGATCCCGCCGGCCACATATACTCCATCGAGCGACAGCGCCTTGAGCGCCAGATTGCCGGCTTCGGCGCCATAGATAGACGCAAACAGATCCAGCGCCTGCTTGGCAATATCGGCCTGGCCCTTCAGACCGGCTTCGGCAATCTCGGCAGCCGGATCGCCGGCCTTGATTTTCTCCGCGAGCCAGGTCGGTTCATTTTTCTTCGTGTCGCGGACATACTCGTAGATCGCATTCAGCCCGGGCCCTGAAAGAACTCGCTCATAGCTGACGTGAAGGAACTGGCTGCGCAGATAGCGCAAGAGCTCGATCTCGTAGTCGTTATTCGGAGCAAAGTCGGCATGGCCGCCTTCCGACGGCATCGGGCGATAGGACTTGCCGTCCCAAAAAAGAATGGCCTCGCCAAGCCCGGTCCCGGCCGCGATGAGCGCCAGTGCCTGACGTTTTTGTGGAGGATTGCCGGGATTGAGCACCTCCACTTCGTCAGGCCGCAGCAGCAAAATTCCATACGCGGTTGACTCAAGATCGTTGAGCAGTTGGACGCGAGGTATCTCGAATTGTTTGGCGATCGCCGCCCCATTGACGACCCAAGGCAAGTTGGTGGTCTGGGAATGATTCTCGATTACTGGCCCGGCAACCCCAAAACATGCCGCCGCGATCTTAAGCGGCTCTTCAGGAATGGATTCAACCTCTTCCTCGCCTGACGCTTCACCTTCGAGATCGTCCAACGATTTCGGCGGCGGTGGAGGCGTGAGGAACTCTTCCAGAATCTCTTCCAGCGATTTGTAATCCGCGCTATGAAAAGTCTCGAGCCTTATTGGCTCCACCCGCTCGACAGACCAATCGTAGAGCGCGAGATTCGTCTTGGTTCCACCGATATCGCCTGCCAATATCATCGTCTGTCCTTCTGCCGCCTTATCGCGCGAGCGCGGCGGCCGCGGCATCGTCGAGCAACCACACCAGCCGTCCGCCGTCCGGTTTTACCTGAGCCGCCGGCAATGCCCGCTCGGCCTGGGTTTCCGGCTGGATGATAGCACGAACGGTCTGCGCCTTCCCGGCGCCTGGCACGAGGAACAGTACCATAGTCGCCCGGTTGATCACACCTAGGGTCAGGGTTAAACGAGCAGGAATCCCCTTCGGCGACAGGCCGACCGCGACCAGACGCTCCCGCTCTGACAATGCCGCCGTTCCAGGAAAGAGCGACGCCGTATGACCGTCCTCTCCCAGGCCAAGAAGAATCAGATCCAAGCGGGGAATTTTCGGTGCGGGACTATGCGTGAGGGCCCTGACCGTCCGTTCATACTCCGCCGCGGCCAGGCCGAGGTCTGCGGATTCGCCTTGCATTCGATGGACCTGCGACGATCCAATCCCCAGTGGGCGGAACAATGCTTCCAGTGCAAGTCCATAGTTGCTATCGGGATGATCCGGTGGAACGCCCCGTTCGTCGCCAAACAGAAAGATCATGCGCTCCCACTGGCATTGAGTCCTCCATTCGCTGGAGGTCAGCGCTCTGTAGAGCGCTTTGGGAGTCGATCCTCCAGACAAAGCGACGATGCAGGAGCCCCGAGACCGAATGGCCTGGTCGGTGCTATCCCGAAAAAGGCGGCATGCGTTATCGAGCCAGTCCTGGCCGGGCTGGCACACCAAGATTTCAGGAGAGGCTGGCATGTTACCTGGCACGACGGCTCGATCGTCGCTTCGCCCGTACTACCGGCCGGCTTGTCGGGCGCGACGGAGGACAGAGCCGGTTTACGATGGCGTCAACCGTGGCGACCGGGTCGGTTCCAAGCATGACTCGAATCCCGGGGCGGCCATGAGCCTGCAACGATTCAAGGTCGCCGGTTGCCTGGGCCTTCGCCAATGTGCCGAATGAAAATGGTTGCCCAGGAATCGGAAGATCCGGCGTCATGCGATCAACGAGTTCCAGAAAGACGCCGCTTGCCGGGCCGCCCTTGTGCAATTGTCCAGTTGAATGCAGGTAGCGCGGGCCATAGCCGAACGTCGTGGTGACACGATGTTGCTGCACCAATGCTTTTCTCAGACGCCGGATCGCGGCTTCGAGCGGTTTTGAGGGAGTCGTATAGGCCAGAATAGCGACATACGAACCGGCCTGGAGGTGGCCGGCCAGCCCATCGGCCGCTTGGCGCGGGCGGCTCACCGCTGTCGCGGGCAGCCGGCCGCTGGCTTCATAACCATCGAGTACGCGCCTGGTGTTGTCTTTGCTCTCCTGTACATTAGGCTGATCGAACGGTTGGATCCCCAGCACATGGCCCGCTACGGCGGTTGCATATTCCCAGCGGAAAAACTCCGCGCCGAGATCGTACATATCGCGAAGCGCAAAGGTGAGCACAGGATGGCCCGCGCGCATGAGGGCATCGACCTGACGATCCAAGGCCCCGTTGTTTGCGTTCTTCAGCCTGAGATAGATAAAAAATCGATCGGCGCCATACCTCTCTGGCGCAAGCACTGGCTCCTGCGCGACGGGCACAATGCCCTTGGTTTCTTTGCCGGTGCTCTCCGCGAGCAATTGCTCCGCCCACAGGCCAAAGGTGTCGATGGGTGAGGACGCCAAAACAGTCACCTTGTCCCTCCCGGCTTTGGCGAGCGCCCCCATCGCGACTCCAAGAGAGGCGCCCGGGTTGTCTTCTATTGAACGCGCCTCGCGGCAGCGGCTGGCCATTTTCCCAGCGCGCTCTAATAACCGGGCAATATCCAGCCCCAGTAAAGCCGCAGGGACCAATCCAAACAAGGAGAGCACGGAATACCGCCCGCCGATATCGGGCGGGTTGCTGAAAATCTGCCGAAAGCCGTGCTCCCGCGCCATGGTCTCGAGGCCGGTGCCCGGATCGGTGATCGCGATGAATTGCTGGCCGCCACGATTGTTCTTCGCCGCTGCCACCAGCTTCCAGAAGTGCGCGAAGAGGGACATGACTTCGATAGTCCCACCCGACTTGCTGGCTACGAGAAAGAGCGTGCGGGCAGGGCGAATCGACTCGGTCACCAGGCGAATCCATCCCGGCACGGTCGAGTCGAGCACCCAGAGGCGCGGAGCTCCCTTCTTCGACCCGAACGACGCGCGAAACACCTCGGGGCCGAGGCTGCTGCCACCCATGCCGAGCAACACGACATCTCTGATACCTTCTTGCTTCGCCGCGACCGTCAACGTCTTCAACGCCTGCACATGCGCAAGCATATCCTCCGGCAGCACCAGCCATCCCAGCCGATTGGTGATTTCAGTGGGCTCAGGCTTCCAGAGACGATGATCTTTGGCCCACAGCCTCGGGATCACTTGATTACGCACGACCGACTCACTTACCTCTCGGACCAATGCGTCGTACGGCTTGGCAAGATGCGTTCTAGAAGGGATGGCCATGTGAGATTCTCCTTGGTTGACCTACCGAAGGATGATGTATCGACAGACTGGCGTATCTTAGGAATCCATGTCCTAAAACGCAATGGGGGCTGACAGAAGCGATTCGCTATGGCTCGGAGGGACGGCGGATGATCGCCGGCATCCCATCTACAGTGGACCAGGCTAAGGACTGGGCCTGTTCGCTCGACAGGGCGATAGTGAGCGTCGGAACGTCATTCGACGATTGATCTCCGCCAAGATGTTGCTTCCAGGTACGGAGGCGCGTCCAGACCTTCCGGCTCGTCGCACGAATCCATTCCATCGCCCCTTGGTCAGCGGCAGGCTCGATGTCCATCGTCATCTCTGGAGTAAACGACAGTCGATACTCGGCCGGCATATCGGACAGGGAAATTGGTTCCTGCTCGGTCGTCGCGGACGGATCGATCTTGCGGCGAACCACCGGGGGGCGAGCCATTAAGCGAAAGGTGCCCGTCAACCGCGGAAGCTCGGCCACCGTCCATGCAGCGATGGAAAGCCGGTGAAGATCCACTCCGCGAGCCTTAATATGGATACCTCCTGACACAAGATCGATCACCAGATAGGTTTGAGGCCGCGCCGCCAGCTTGAGCTCCTCTTCGAGGACCCGCGAGCCTTCTTGCAATGCCACAGGATCGTTTGCATCAAGATCGGGAAATACCTCGCCTTCGGCGGCCCAGCCGGGAGCCG
Proteins encoded in this region:
- a CDS encoding Esterase TesA (MaGe:77310676), with the protein product MRAYVGWLILIGLVSAGTLAWAAGPPSVDDRARIVAFGDSLTAGLGVAVDETYPAELQRRLDALGLRYRVINAGVSGETTAGGLRRVPWILRSKPAIVILELGANDGLRGLRVEETKANLERIIQQLQQAGTQVVLAGMKLPPNYGNDYLTAFERLYPDLAARYRLPLIPFFLEGVAASNTLNQADGIHPTAQGYRAIVEMMLGRLQPLLNK
- a CDS encoding FtsX-like permease family protein (MaGe:77310678); the encoded protein is MNTFILKMAWRETRAAWRHFFYFLTSIAVGVGALVGVSLFSAHLEQAVTKEARGLLGGDLEVRLSRQMSQQSLAWLTSLAGREITTTHVSELIGMAAHASGTKSDGQSSQIVELKAVDALYPFYGTLRVEPDRPLWDLLQLQPAGCPGQPCWGAVVQESLLIRMGLALGQSLTIGQATFRITGIVRTEPDRMANAFSLGPRVLIAQDGLRATELVKLGSRVRERYLLKTPAALAVEPLLYELRSRLAEESARVSTYKDAQPQLKQFLEQLTRYLGLIGLTALFVGGIGVATSVRAFLREKLVTIAILKAVGADSPTIIQTYAAQALFLGLAGSGAGLALGIGLEQAVPWMLSSWFASDMLGQIGFTSGPSLYSLLPLGKGLALGLLTTLLFTLWPLLAIRSVKPVALLRRNALTSEPSPGATGRTWRQRLDRTQLLTAGTIVVGLALLSMWQAGTWKIGLLFMGAFSLALALLGGIAWIVIRILAAVARPQQLAVRHAIGNIVRPGSQAVSMTIAIGIGVMVIITVALVERALLRQIGESRPVDAPTFFFIDIQPDQVDGISRLLRDRIAAHAPTLTPLVRSRLMAVNDQPIKTEAVSEEDERTAQAADKEQRRKAWYLTREYVLTFLDELPKDNVIVKGQWWTAGQTFSVPIVSVEEEAAKAMGLDIGDKIELDIQGTPLIAEVGSIRKVEWGNLSTNFYMVLSPGSLDGAPLTYVATVQVPPADEVPLQQAIVAGFPNVTAINIGDVLDSFARILDRLSLAIRTIALFCVLTGGLVMGAALAATRYRRLYESAVLKALGATRGLLIGSFALEYLLLGIVGGAIGVGLASALSWALLRWVFELDWALHPSVLLIGLGLTIGLTLLVGFLSTYRLLGQRPLPVLRYE
- a CDS encoding PilZ domain-containing protein (MaGe:77310679), whose translation is MRSAACPFCGTTKTRLAVRQSLTDRLLGSVTVYPFRCQLCARRFRAFLGRVAANPRRNFDRVTVDFPVWLKPLHASPHELGEEGIIQDLSIRGCRIRCEHPVVPGTRVELEFQHSNASFPITVEEAIVRSSSQGEIGLRFTQLHRQDQRRIRGILDLWLPEPALPR
- a CDS encoding Aminopeptidase (MaGe:77310680); this translates as MSESVGRRHLFAALAGRACGLAVLPLAPLLLSVIRPAIAATTPTQPKGKDMNLDDVSGSLDPYRLPRHVVPHRYDLRLEPDLRSATFSGRAVVTVTVAQATSTIILNAVDLTIASATVEGSAGGRLDAVVELDPATQRCRLTFPRPLSVGEARLTLVFQGILNDHLRGFYRSTYKDQSGATHTMAATQFEATDARRAFPCWDEPDFKAVFATTLVIDPSLTAVSNTAVLSDSIESGKRVMRFADSMKMSTYLVAFIVGQLEATKAVLVGKTPLRLWTVPGKQPLTPFGLEIAAASLAFFEDYYGIPYPGDKLDLLAIPDFASGAMENLGAITFRETALLVDERTGTHAERERVADVVAHENAHMWFGDLVTMSWWNGLWLNEAFATFMEMLAVDAWKPEWKRWDAFGVSRAAAFSVDGLLSTRPIEYPVRAPKDADAMFDVLTYEKGASVLRMLEQHIGPAVFREGVRRYLRAHAYGNADTNDLWVALGQAAKQAVPELMDGWIFQPGYPLVTVRQESETELVLSQQRFTYLASSESTEQRWQIPVPLRITAAGATEHRRLLLTDREMRVSLPQGVQDLFANEAGHGFYRVRYDSSLLQRIVMAGVDRLAPSERFNLVSDVWATTVSGLTPLSDYLQLTSHFTGERDKNVWAVLLDSFSFLNRIIADEDRPALEALVRARLMPAVTALTWQPKSGEDELIKQLRGELIGALGRLGNDTATQAQAAEQYRQYRADPSRIDPNLVPALVAILARTGDEARYNEFSNRSQAATTPQEERRYLFALAAFHSPALLARTLARTITGEIRTQDAPFVVSAVMGNVYGREQAWEFVKANWEQMDRLFPKQGLRRMCGGVVALATAELEQDVRAFFLSRKIDLGGKTLDQYLEQLRIAVTFRSRESQNLRELLRP
- a CDS encoding Ribose-5-phosphate isomerase A (MaGe:77310681) — protein: MTTHVDLDNLKKAAAVEAVEFVRDGMIVGLGTGSTAKHMIAALGEKVRAGMRLRGVPTSHETAALAKAAGIVLIDTDNRWEIDVAIDGADQVDPGFNLVKGGGGALLKEKIVAASAKQFIVMVDYTKQVPVLGGSFPLPIEIVPFGWGSTAREIERLTNSRVVLRERNGVPFKTEAGNMIVDVHVARIDQPGALEIALNRIPGIVETGLFVGRTTILIVGAPHGVALHHAPEQ
- a CDS encoding Glucokinase (MaGe:77310682) translates to MILAGDIGGTKTNLALYDWSVERVEPIRLETFHSADYKSLEEILEEFLTPPPPPKSLDDLEGEASGEEEVESIPEEPLKIAAACFGVAGPVIENHSQTTNLPWVVNGAAIAKQFEIPRVQLLNDLESTAYGILLLRPDEVEVLNPGNPPQKRQALALIAAGTGLGEAILFWDGKSYRPMPSEGGHADFAPNNDYEIELLRYLRSQFLHVSYERVLSGPGLNAIYEYVRDTKKNEPTWLAEKIKAGDPAAEIAEAGLKGQADIAKQALDLFASIYGAEAGNLALKALSLDGVYVAGGIAPKLIKKLQDGTFMKAFVNKGRYKRLLSSMPVKVVMNQKTALLGAASVAAALSHAPAPAP
- a CDS encoding 6-phosphogluconolactonase (MaGe:77310683), with protein sequence MPASPEILVCQPGQDWLDNACRLFRDSTDQAIRSRGSCIVALSGGSTPKALYRALTSSEWRTQCQWERMIFLFGDERGVPPDHPDSNYGLALEALFRPLGIGSSQVHRMQGESADLGLAAAEYERTVRALTHSPAPKIPRLDLILLGLGEDGHTASLFPGTAALSERERLVAVGLSPKGIPARLTLTLGVINRATMVLFLVPGAGKAQTVRAIIQPETQAERALPAAQVKPDGGRLVWLLDDAAAAALAR